A window of Oceanibaculum indicum P24 contains these coding sequences:
- a CDS encoding ABC transporter ATP-binding protein, protein MPDAVLEVQSLRKDYISRERTVTAVDGIDFAIAPGQTVALLGGNGAGKTTTLSMLLGLLIPTSGSIRILGEDMVRHRYRALPRMNFSSPYVELPHRLTVAENLGIYARLYGVRDRKARIAAIAADMDIEALLERPAGKLSAGQKTRVTLAKALLNRPEVLLLDEPTASLDPDTADWVRQYLRRYQQDSGATILLASHNMQEVERLCDAVLMMRGGRIVDRGAPSELIARYGRQNLEEVFLDIARRPDTAPEAVSA, encoded by the coding sequence ATGCCCGATGCCGTCCTCGAAGTCCAATCCCTGCGCAAGGACTATATCAGCCGCGAGCGGACCGTGACCGCCGTGGACGGGATCGATTTCGCCATCGCGCCCGGCCAGACCGTGGCGCTGCTGGGCGGCAATGGCGCCGGCAAGACCACCACACTGTCCATGCTGCTGGGCCTGCTGATCCCCACTTCCGGGTCCATTCGTATCCTGGGCGAGGATATGGTGCGCCACCGCTATCGCGCGCTGCCGCGCATGAATTTCTCCTCGCCCTATGTGGAGCTGCCGCACCGGCTGACCGTCGCCGAAAATCTGGGCATCTATGCCCGGCTCTACGGCGTGCGCGACCGCAAGGCGCGGATAGCCGCAATCGCCGCCGACATGGATATCGAGGCCCTGCTGGAGCGCCCCGCCGGCAAGCTGTCCGCCGGGCAGAAGACGCGGGTGACGCTGGCCAAGGCGCTGCTGAACCGGCCGGAAGTGCTGCTGCTGGATGAGCCGACGGCGAGTCTGGACCCCGACACGGCGGACTGGGTGCGCCAGTATCTGCGGCGCTACCAGCAGGACAGCGGCGCCACCATCCTGCTCGCCTCGCACAACATGCAGGAGGTGGAGCGGCTGTGCGATGCCGTGCTGATGATGCGCGGCGGGCGGATCGTGGACCGGGGTGCCCCGTCGGAGCTGATCGCGCGCTATGGCCGCCAGAACCTTGAGGAAGTCTTCCTCGACATCGCCCGCCGGCCCGACACCGCGCCGGAGGCGGTCTCCGCATGA
- a CDS encoding DUF1178 family protein — MIRYQLRCDKAHGFESWFRDSAAYDALVKVGEVACPVCGSTKVEKQLMAPAIAKPTESAPATAGSDQAMAVAGEQLRQLRELRRQIEANADYVGPAFAEEARKIHYGEADPRSIYGETSGEDAKALREEGIDIAVVPWVPTADN, encoded by the coding sequence ATGATCCGATATCAGCTACGCTGCGACAAGGCGCACGGTTTCGAGTCCTGGTTCCGCGACAGTGCTGCCTATGATGCGCTGGTGAAGGTGGGCGAGGTCGCCTGCCCGGTCTGCGGCAGCACCAAGGTGGAAAAGCAGCTGATGGCCCCTGCCATCGCGAAACCGACGGAAAGCGCCCCCGCGACCGCCGGCAGCGATCAGGCCATGGCCGTCGCGGGCGAACAGCTGCGCCAACTGCGCGAGCTGCGGCGGCAGATCGAGGCGAATGCCGATTATGTCGGTCCTGCCTTCGCCGAGGAGGCGCGCAAAATCCATTATGGCGAGGCCGATCCGCGCAGCATCTATGGCGAGACCTCGGGCGAGGACGCCAAGGCACTACGCGAGGAAGGCATCGATATCGCCGTCGTGCCCTGGGTTCCCACAGCCGATAACTGA
- a CDS encoding ActS/PrrB/RegB family redox-sensitive histidine kinase: MSPTPPDRPMTPYELTHPVRLHTLVMLRWVAVSGQAATLLVTYFWLGFDLPIELGFTIVGLLALLNLSTALRQPSSARLTDREAAGSMAFDILQLSGLLFITGGLTNPFALLVLAPVTVAATILSARSTIALCVLSLACLSLLAFFHLPLPWMTRPLFDLPQTYVLGIWAGLWIATIFMATFGWLVAEEARRMRDALAATQMALAREQRLSALGGLAAAAAHELGSPLSTIAVVAKELIREVPAGSEIADDLKLLQSETDRCRRILAQLSQRPEADGNAPFSRIRLTDAVEAAAAPYRRDPIVLVLEAADSEGNPPTGEEPTLPHTPELMHGLGNIMQNAIQFARETVEVRLHWDENTVLVEIQDDGPGYPLAVLDSLGEPYLSGRTQRDGHMGLGIFIAKTLLGRTGALVDFGNAGEGGGARVTLRWPRAHTG, from the coding sequence ATGAGCCCGACCCCGCCAGACCGTCCGATGACGCCGTACGAACTGACCCACCCGGTCCGTCTGCATACGCTGGTCATGCTGCGCTGGGTGGCGGTCAGCGGGCAGGCGGCGACGCTGCTGGTCACTTATTTCTGGCTGGGCTTCGACCTGCCCATCGAGCTGGGCTTCACCATCGTCGGCCTGCTGGCGCTGCTGAACCTCTCGACCGCGCTGCGCCAGCCTTCCTCGGCGCGGCTGACCGACCGCGAGGCGGCGGGGTCGATGGCCTTCGACATCTTGCAGCTCTCGGGCCTGCTGTTCATCACTGGTGGCCTCACCAATCCCTTCGCGCTGCTGGTGCTGGCGCCGGTGACGGTGGCGGCGACCATCCTGTCGGCGCGCTCCACCATCGCGCTGTGTGTGCTCTCGCTGGCCTGCCTCAGCCTGCTGGCCTTCTTCCACCTGCCGCTGCCCTGGATGACCCGGCCACTGTTCGACCTGCCGCAGACCTATGTGCTGGGCATCTGGGCCGGGTTGTGGATCGCGACGATCTTCATGGCGACCTTCGGCTGGCTGGTGGCGGAGGAAGCGCGGCGGATGCGCGATGCGCTGGCCGCGACGCAGATGGCGCTGGCGCGCGAACAGCGCCTGTCCGCACTGGGCGGGCTGGCGGCGGCGGCGGCGCATGAGCTGGGCAGCCCGCTCTCCACCATCGCGGTGGTTGCCAAGGAGTTGATCCGCGAAGTGCCGGCGGGCAGCGAGATCGCCGACGATCTGAAGCTGCTGCAGAGCGAGACCGACCGCTGCCGCCGCATTCTGGCGCAGCTGAGCCAGCGGCCGGAGGCAGACGGTAATGCGCCGTTCAGCCGCATCCGCCTGACCGACGCGGTGGAAGCAGCCGCAGCGCCTTATCGCCGCGATCCGATTGTGCTCGTGCTGGAAGCGGCGGATTCCGAGGGTAATCCGCCAACGGGGGAGGAGCCCACCCTGCCGCATACGCCGGAACTGATGCACGGGCTGGGCAACATCATGCAGAACGCCATCCAGTTCGCGCGTGAGACCGTGGAGGTCCGGCTGCACTGGGATGAGAACACGGTGCTGGTGGAAATCCAGGATGACGGGCCAGGCTATCCCCTCGCCGTGCTGGACAGTCTGGGCGAGCCGTATCTCTCTGGCCGCACGCAGCGGGACGGCCATATGGGCCTTGGCATTTTCATCGCCAAGACCCTGCTGGGGCGGACCGGGGCGCTGGTCGATTTCGGCAATGCCGGAGAAGGGGGCGGCGCGCGGGTGACGCTGCGCTGGCCACGGGCGCATACCGGCTAG
- a CDS encoding ActR/PrrA/RegA family redox response regulator transcription factor: MAEDSSHRMTGPVAGDMTLLLVDDDSPFRQRLARAMEKRGFAVTDVETVAEGLDAARHGQPPAYAVVDLRLADGSGLDVVEALRSARPDMRIVMLTGYGNIATAVAAIKAGAVDYLPKPADADAVEAALLDHKEALPPPPDDPMSADRVRWEHIQRVFQQCDRNVSETARRLKMHRRTLQRILNKRAPRP; this comes from the coding sequence ATGGCGGAAGACAGTTCTCACAGGATGACGGGGCCAGTCGCCGGCGACATGACCCTGCTGCTGGTGGATGACGATTCGCCCTTCCGCCAGCGTCTGGCGCGGGCCATGGAAAAGCGCGGCTTTGCCGTTACCGATGTGGAAACCGTCGCGGAAGGTCTGGACGCCGCGCGGCACGGTCAGCCGCCGGCTTATGCGGTGGTCGATCTGCGGCTGGCCGACGGCAGCGGCCTGGATGTGGTGGAGGCGCTGCGCAGTGCCCGCCCGGACATGCGGATCGTGATGCTGACGGGCTATGGCAACATCGCCACCGCCGTCGCCGCGATCAAGGCCGGTGCCGTCGATTACCTGCCGAAGCCGGCCGATGCCGATGCGGTCGAGGCGGCGCTGCTGGACCACAAGGAAGCGCTGCCGCCGCCGCCCGACGATCCGATGTCGGCCGACCGGGTGCGCTGGGAGCATATCCAGCGCGTGTTCCAGCAATGCGACCGCAATGTCTCGGAAACGGCGCGCCGGCTGAAGATGCACCGGCGGACCCTGCAGCGCATCCTGAACAAGCGGGCGCCGCGGCCTTAG